A single Crateriforma conspicua DNA region contains:
- a CDS encoding c-type cytochrome domain-containing protein, whose protein sequence is MMVPQVLRFTIAFSMVLGVAGTAAAQDERMPRDDEGRLVDFQRDILPILRDRCLECHNADEAKNDFRVDEAEEFMYYVEPEDAESSSVFADYLATDDPDMLMPPRSQGGPLSSAELTLMATWINEGAHWPEGVVVRAVDDDTPIEEAIEQAADVALPVASRVWSFQGFFHPATVHFPIALLLVGALFVVLGWRWPAIGTQIPAACLILGALTAVAATAMGWSFATEKGYAGWTRVDFDSEVFWHRWGGVIVTVFACVSAFIAIVALRSDKSHLNKVWKGGLLLVAMMVGMVGHQGGELTYGKDFYPKAFRILLGTSEVDETASDAVETEGESDAGDSPVAATARRPSSAGGDGSLPR, encoded by the coding sequence ATGATGGTTCCACAAGTCTTACGATTCACAATCGCATTCAGCATGGTCTTGGGGGTCGCGGGGACCGCTGCGGCACAGGACGAACGCATGCCACGCGATGACGAGGGGCGTTTGGTGGATTTCCAGCGAGACATTCTGCCGATCCTGCGTGACCGATGCTTGGAGTGTCACAATGCGGACGAAGCCAAGAACGATTTTCGCGTCGATGAGGCGGAGGAGTTCATGTATTACGTCGAGCCGGAGGACGCGGAATCCAGCAGCGTTTTTGCCGACTACCTGGCCACCGACGATCCCGACATGCTGATGCCGCCGCGTTCCCAAGGCGGACCCTTGAGCTCGGCCGAACTGACGTTAATGGCGACCTGGATCAATGAGGGAGCTCATTGGCCCGAGGGCGTGGTCGTCCGTGCGGTCGATGACGACACGCCGATTGAGGAGGCGATCGAACAGGCCGCCGATGTGGCGTTGCCCGTCGCTTCGCGTGTCTGGTCGTTCCAGGGTTTTTTCCACCCCGCGACCGTACACTTTCCCATCGCTCTGTTGCTGGTCGGTGCGTTGTTCGTGGTGTTGGGGTGGCGTTGGCCGGCGATCGGTACTCAGATCCCCGCCGCGTGCCTGATTTTGGGCGCGTTGACCGCGGTGGCGGCCACGGCCATGGGCTGGTCGTTCGCGACGGAGAAAGGATATGCAGGTTGGACGCGAGTGGATTTTGACAGCGAAGTCTTCTGGCATCGCTGGGGCGGTGTGATCGTCACCGTGTTCGCTTGTGTTTCAGCGTTCATCGCCATCGTCGCTTTGCGATCAGACAAGTCACACTTGAACAAGGTTTGGAAAGGCGGGCTGTTGTTGGTCGCCATGATGGTCGGAATGGTCGGTCACCAAGGTGGCGAATTGACGTACGGAAAAGACTTTTATCCGAAAGCGTTTCGCATTCTTTTGGGGACTTCCGAGGTCGACGAAACGGCTTCCGACGCTGTTGAAACCGAGGGCGAATCGGATGCGGGGGATTCACCGGTTGCCGCGACCGCGCGGCGACCGTCCTCGGCCGGGGGCGACGGTTCGCTGCCGCGCTAG
- a CDS encoding 3'-5' exoribonuclease YhaM family protein produces MTSTAPRIAINQLADGQTVAQAFRVADKQIRVNRQGGKYLFLRLADRTGKIVGMMWNVDERVADSFDRADYIHTEGRTQVHNGALQVIVTQLERMDPSEVDPADFEQFDAEQSQRLMARLTEQLGSIEDPQLSRLAQCYLNDGDLMNQLASAAAAVVHHHAFPGGLLRHTVDLMELADFVGKRYESIDRDLLLLGAFLHDLGKMHELSSDGELSYTDRGQMVGHIVIGIQMLGDKIQQIDTPETPFPVDLRYQLEHLIVSHHGEFEYGSPRLPSTMEAVALHHIDNLDAKISSFASVIEQDVSADPHWTNYNPSIGRKLWKK; encoded by the coding sequence GTGACATCGACCGCCCCCCGCATCGCGATCAATCAATTGGCCGACGGCCAGACGGTGGCCCAGGCATTTCGTGTTGCCGACAAACAGATTCGAGTCAACCGCCAGGGCGGCAAGTACTTGTTCCTACGTCTGGCCGATCGAACGGGCAAGATCGTGGGCATGATGTGGAACGTCGACGAGAGAGTGGCCGATTCGTTCGACCGGGCCGACTACATCCACACCGAAGGGCGAACGCAAGTTCACAACGGTGCGTTGCAAGTCATCGTCACACAGCTGGAACGCATGGACCCATCGGAGGTTGACCCGGCGGACTTCGAGCAATTCGACGCCGAGCAGTCTCAGCGTTTGATGGCTCGGCTGACCGAGCAGTTGGGTTCGATCGAAGACCCCCAACTGTCACGATTGGCCCAGTGCTATCTGAACGACGGTGATCTGATGAACCAATTGGCCTCCGCCGCTGCGGCGGTCGTACATCATCACGCTTTCCCCGGTGGGTTGCTGCGTCACACCGTCGACCTGATGGAACTGGCCGACTTCGTTGGCAAGCGATACGAATCGATCGATCGCGATCTGTTGTTGCTGGGGGCTTTCCTTCACGACTTGGGAAAGATGCACGAACTGTCCAGCGACGGCGAGTTGTCGTATACCGATCGCGGCCAAATGGTCGGCCACATCGTGATCGGGATCCAAATGCTGGGCGACAAGATCCAACAAATCGATACACCGGAGACACCTTTCCCGGTGGACTTGCGGTACCAATTGGAACACCTGATCGTCAGCCATCACGGCGAATTCGAATACGGCAGCCCACGATTGCCGTCGACGATGGAAGCGGTGGCGTTGCATCACATTGACAACTTGGACGCCAAGATCAGCAGCTTTGCCAGCGTGATCGAACAAGACGTTTCGGCCGACCCACACTGGACCAACTACAACCCGTCGATCGGACGAAAATTGTGGAAGAAGTGA
- the queC gene encoding 7-cyano-7-deazaguanine synthase QueC: protein MVEEVTKRKAVVLLSGGLDSTTCLAIASAEGFAVHGISFRYGQRHQYELDRAHAVAQQFGVASHRIVDIDLAAFGGSALTDPSIDVPKSDSVHGIGEGIPVTYVPARNTVFLSLALAMAETIEARDIFIGVNALDYSGYPDCRPDFIASFEQTANLATKIGVQDGGRIRIHAPLIELSKAEIIRRGLELGVDYGQTLSCYDPGDGGVACGHCDACLLRQKGFEANGMPDPAPQV from the coding sequence ATTGTGGAAGAAGTGACCAAACGTAAGGCCGTTGTTTTGCTATCCGGTGGCTTGGACAGCACGACCTGTCTGGCGATCGCATCCGCCGAAGGATTCGCGGTTCACGGAATCAGCTTTCGCTATGGACAACGACATCAATATGAACTGGATCGGGCACACGCGGTCGCCCAACAGTTCGGCGTTGCATCGCATCGAATCGTCGACATCGACTTGGCCGCGTTTGGCGGTTCGGCGTTGACCGACCCATCGATCGATGTCCCCAAGAGCGATTCGGTGCACGGCATCGGTGAAGGGATTCCGGTGACCTATGTCCCGGCACGCAACACGGTGTTTCTGTCCTTGGCACTTGCGATGGCCGAAACGATCGAGGCGCGGGATATCTTCATCGGCGTCAACGCACTGGACTACAGTGGCTATCCGGATTGTCGCCCGGACTTCATCGCGTCATTTGAACAGACGGCCAACTTGGCGACCAAGATCGGTGTCCAAGACGGTGGGCGGATTCGAATCCACGCGCCGCTGATCGAGTTATCCAAAGCCGAGATCATTCGCCGCGGCTTGGAACTGGGGGTCGACTACGGACAAACACTTTCGTGTTACGACCCGGGCGACGGCGGCGTCGCCTGCGGACACTGCGACGCGTGCCTGTTGCGGCAAAAGGGATTCGAAGCCAACGGAATGCCCGACCCGGCCCCCCAAGTCTAG
- a CDS encoding threonine aldolase family protein: protein MIDLRSDTLTKPTAAMRQAMATAEVGDAVIDTDPTVEHLERFTAELLGKEDAVFMPSGSMSNQIGIRIHCERGTEFLCETEAHIYQYEQGAFAQLSGLVAHPIAGENGVLRVADVQDQIRPETDYMVRTALLCLENTHNRWGGRVLPHDETIALCDWAAENGLRRHLDGARLWNASVAKGISLGDLAAPFDTVSVCYSKGLGAPVGSALVGPRDLMDQARRARKLFGGAMRQVGIVAAGALYALQHHRDRLINDHEAARKLAVAACRSPMIRARGDRVETNLVVLDVHPDWGTAQQFCEKLEQAGVRSFTFGKQAIRLVTHLDVSPEQIDRACKILVEVADDPVADTADAAQDG, encoded by the coding sequence ATGATCGACCTGCGAAGTGACACGCTGACCAAACCCACCGCCGCGATGCGGCAAGCCATGGCGACCGCGGAAGTCGGTGACGCCGTGATCGATACCGATCCGACCGTTGAACATTTGGAAAGGTTCACAGCCGAACTGTTGGGAAAGGAGGACGCCGTCTTTATGCCCAGCGGATCGATGTCCAACCAAATCGGGATTCGAATCCATTGTGAACGTGGTACCGAGTTTCTTTGCGAAACGGAGGCCCACATCTATCAGTACGAACAAGGGGCGTTTGCCCAGTTGTCAGGACTCGTCGCGCATCCAATTGCGGGTGAAAACGGGGTGCTGAGGGTGGCCGACGTTCAAGATCAGATTCGTCCGGAAACCGACTATATGGTTCGGACGGCGTTGCTGTGTTTGGAAAATACGCACAACCGATGGGGCGGCCGGGTCTTGCCGCACGACGAAACGATCGCCCTGTGCGACTGGGCGGCGGAGAACGGGCTGCGACGGCATTTGGACGGCGCCAGGCTGTGGAACGCTTCGGTCGCCAAAGGAATTTCGCTGGGCGATTTAGCCGCACCGTTCGACACCGTCAGTGTTTGCTACAGCAAGGGGCTGGGCGCCCCGGTGGGGTCGGCTTTGGTGGGGCCGAGGGATTTGATGGATCAAGCCAGACGAGCCCGAAAGTTGTTCGGCGGTGCGATGCGTCAGGTCGGCATCGTTGCGGCGGGGGCTTTGTACGCGCTGCAGCACCATCGCGACCGTTTGATCAACGATCACGAAGCGGCACGCAAGTTGGCCGTTGCCGCGTGTCGTTCGCCCATGATTCGCGCCCGTGGCGACCGAGTGGAAACCAACTTGGTCGTGTTGGACGTGCACCCAGATTGGGGAACAGCCCAGCAGTTTTGTGAAAAACTGGAGCAAGCCGGAGTGCGTTCTTTCACGTTCGGCAAACAGGCGATCCGACTGGTCACCCATCTTGATGTTTCGCCTGAGCAGATCGATCGAGCTTGCAAGATCTTGGTGGAAGTTGCCGATGATCCGGTCGCCGACACAGCGGATGCGGCCCAAGACGGCTAA